Proteins encoded by one window of Nitrososphaera sp.:
- a CDS encoding P-II family nitrogen regulator, whose product MKKIEAVIPTARLDKAFTALKELNLGGLTYYDTKGRGEIPRPEVHGSRGTTTFRPAFNMNSTIVIVVNEAMVDKVVEKLLSSTSTGIKGEGKIFVSDIDDAVDIGSKVRGEKAI is encoded by the coding sequence ATGAAAAAGATCGAGGCAGTAATCCCTACCGCCAGGCTCGATAAGGCATTCACAGCTCTCAAGGAGTTGAACCTTGGCGGACTGACTTATTATGATACCAAGGGGCGCGGTGAAATACCTCGGCCCGAGGTTCACGGAAGCAGAGGCACCACAACGTTCCGGCCAGCGTTTAACATGAATTCGACGATTGTTATAGTTGTCAATGAAGCGATGGTAGACAAGGTGGTTGAAAAACTGCTTTCAAGTACTAGCACCGGAATAAAGGGAGAGGGCAAAATCTTTGTCTCTGATATCGACGATGCCGTGGATATCGGATCAAAAGTGAGGGGAGAAAAAGCGATCTAG
- a CDS encoding P-II family nitrogen regulator, with amino-acid sequence MKRLDLIIPHERLTEVNELLHRHKVGGMTFYDVKGRGRAKREPVSVGRGVMRYVPEFSFRTKIEVLVQDSVAQEIIKDVLKVITTGSASDGKIFVYDVAEAYDIGSGETGDVAL; translated from the coding sequence ATGAAGAGACTGGACCTGATAATCCCGCACGAGCGCCTTACCGAAGTTAATGAGCTCCTCCACAGACACAAGGTTGGTGGCATGACGTTTTACGATGTCAAGGGAAGGGGAAGGGCAAAGAGAGAACCCGTCTCAGTCGGCAGGGGCGTCATGCGATACGTGCCAGAATTCAGCTTTCGAACCAAGATAGAGGTGCTAGTCCAGGACTCTGTCGCACAGGAAATTATCAAAGATGTCCTCAAAGTAATTACAACCGGTTCTGCGTCAGACGGCAAGATTTTCGTCTACGATGTAGCAGAAGCGTACGACATCGGGAGCGGAGAAACCGGGGACGTGGCCCTCTAG
- a CDS encoding biotin/lipoyl-containing protein, with protein MEFKIGDLAQLLGGEIVRTADNSSVILNIGGKERTLRLLKSTSNDFEFILDNSYHHAKILQSSSAEVRLVVDGVPVTLRKHSKLTEVLEKSSAAAGLSGGDRNLASQIPGRVVSINAKAGEEVKKGDVVVVLESMKMQVAVKAHKDGTLKEIRVKQGASVARHDVLAVIE; from the coding sequence GTGGAGTTCAAAATAGGCGACCTGGCGCAGCTGCTGGGAGGTGAGATTGTCCGGACTGCAGACAATTCTTCGGTTATCTTGAACATCGGTGGAAAGGAAAGGACACTGAGGCTCCTAAAATCTACCAGCAACGACTTTGAGTTCATACTCGACAACTCATACCACCACGCAAAGATTCTGCAGTCCAGCAGTGCAGAAGTCAGGCTAGTAGTCGACGGAGTCCCAGTTACCCTGAGAAAGCACTCAAAGCTTACAGAGGTCCTCGAAAAGTCCTCTGCTGCGGCGGGGCTTTCGGGCGGAGACAGGAACCTTGCCAGCCAGATACCTGGCAGGGTTGTAAGCATCAACGCCAAAGCCGGCGAGGAGGTAAAGAAGGGCGACGTGGTCGTAGTCTTGGAATCCATGAAGATGCAGGTAGCCGTCAAAGCACACAAAGACGGGACTCTCAAGGAGATCAGGGTGAAGCAGGGCGCTAGTGTTGCGCGCCATGACGTTCTGGCGGTAATCGAGTAA
- a CDS encoding plastocyanin/azurin family copper-binding protein: KSSYSFTFTKAGTYKYFCQLHPTMLGTVNVS, encoded by the coding sequence CAAAGTCAAGCTACAGCTTTACCTTCACAAAGGCAGGCACGTACAAGTACTTCTGCCAGCTGCACCCGACGATGCTAGGCACCGTTAACGTATCTTAA
- a CDS encoding acetyl-CoA carboxylase biotin carboxylase subunit, which produces MVEKMSRKISSILIANRGEIALRIIRACSELGIKSMAIYSDEDVRAVHVKRADEAFHIGPAAPAASYLNMQKIVETAKAAGADAIHPGYGFLSENENFPEMCERNGIVFIGPKAKAMEVTGDKMKCKEVMKNAKVPTVPGSDGIIEDVEKAADIAHNAGYPVLLKSAFGGGGRGIRLARDEKQLRQEFEMASAESRAAFGKAALFVEKYLQKIRHIEFQLIRDSHGNGRHLFERECSIQRRHQKLIEMSPSPVVDQKTRDRIGEIAVRAAHAVDYLNAGTAEFLRDPEGNFYFIEINSRLQVEHPVTELVTGLDLVKLQIAVAEGEEIPFEQEDLKMNGCAMECRINAEDPFYDFAPSVGPVPNCNIPYGPGIRVDTYLYPGCTVSGYYDSLVAKLLAWGRNFDESRVRMRNALSEFTIEGINTTIPLYKTIMEEPNFIKGELSTDYLERYKVFDRMAEDQKAETSKSSVAAVAAALLYSEFVKGSSVAPVTEQAKSVTKSPSSSARWKSRVGNN; this is translated from the coding sequence ATGGTTGAGAAAATGAGCAGGAAAATATCAAGCATTTTGATCGCAAACAGGGGCGAAATAGCCCTGCGAATAATCAGGGCCTGCAGCGAGCTTGGCATAAAATCCATGGCGATTTATTCCGACGAGGACGTCAGAGCAGTCCACGTCAAGCGCGCTGACGAAGCGTTCCACATCGGACCGGCGGCCCCGGCAGCAAGTTATCTCAACATGCAAAAGATAGTCGAGACCGCCAAGGCGGCGGGTGCCGACGCAATCCATCCCGGCTATGGCTTTCTGTCGGAAAACGAGAACTTTCCGGAAATGTGCGAAAGAAACGGCATTGTGTTCATCGGTCCAAAAGCGAAAGCCATGGAAGTAACGGGCGACAAGATGAAATGCAAAGAGGTGATGAAAAACGCAAAGGTTCCAACCGTTCCGGGCAGCGACGGGATAATCGAAGACGTGGAAAAGGCCGCAGATATCGCTCACAACGCCGGTTACCCTGTGCTTCTGAAGTCTGCGTTTGGAGGCGGGGGAAGGGGCATCAGGCTTGCTAGGGACGAAAAACAGTTGCGGCAGGAATTCGAGATGGCCTCCGCTGAGTCGAGAGCTGCCTTTGGAAAAGCAGCCCTTTTCGTTGAAAAGTACCTACAAAAAATCAGGCACATCGAATTCCAATTGATAAGAGACTCCCACGGCAATGGCAGGCATCTTTTCGAGCGCGAATGCTCCATACAGCGAAGGCACCAGAAACTCATTGAAATGTCCCCGTCCCCGGTAGTTGATCAAAAGACCCGGGACAGGATAGGCGAGATCGCGGTGAGGGCTGCCCATGCAGTTGACTACCTCAATGCAGGCACGGCCGAGTTTCTGCGCGACCCCGAAGGCAACTTTTACTTTATAGAAATAAACTCCAGGCTTCAGGTAGAGCACCCTGTCACCGAGCTTGTCACAGGTCTTGACCTTGTCAAGCTGCAAATTGCTGTCGCAGAAGGAGAGGAAATTCCCTTCGAGCAGGAGGACTTGAAAATGAATGGCTGTGCAATGGAGTGCAGGATCAACGCGGAAGACCCGTTCTATGACTTTGCGCCGTCGGTGGGACCCGTGCCGAATTGCAACATTCCATACGGGCCCGGCATCAGAGTTGACACCTATCTCTACCCAGGATGCACGGTATCAGGCTACTACGATTCGCTTGTTGCAAAGCTACTTGCATGGGGGCGCAACTTTGACGAGTCGCGTGTCAGGATGAGAAACGCCTTGTCTGAATTTACAATTGAGGGTATCAACACTACCATCCCCTTGTACAAGACTATCATGGAGGAGCCAAATTTCATCAAGGGGGAGCTTTCGACGGACTATTTGGAGAGGTACAAGGTTTTCGACAGGATGGCCGAGGACCAGAAGGCTGAGACGTCCAAGTCTTCTGTTGCAGCTGTGGCCGCGGCATTGCTTTACTCAGAGTTTGTAAAGGGAAGTAGTGTGGCTCCGGTAACTGAGCAGGCCAAGTCTGTCACCAAGAGCCCTAGCTCTTCGGCGCGCTGGAAGTCCAGGGTGGGGAACAACTAG